From a region of the Pan paniscus chromosome 19, NHGRI_mPanPan1-v2.0_pri, whole genome shotgun sequence genome:
- the SLC25A35 gene encoding solute carrier family 25 member 35 isoform X2: MDFLMSGLAACGACVFTNPLEVVKTRMQLQGELQAPGTYQRHYRNVFHAFITIGKVDGLAALQKGLAPALLYQFLMNGIRLGTYGLAEAGGYLHTAEGTHSPARSAAAGAMAGVMGAYLGSPIYMGMFQALTKIGQKHGLVGLWRGALGGLPRVIVGSSTQLCTFSSTKDLLSQWEIFPPQSWKLALVAAMMSGIAVVLAMAPFDVACTRLYNQPTDAQGKGLMYRGILDALLQTARTEGIFGMYKGIGASYFRLGPHTILSLFFWDQLRSLYYTDTK, translated from the exons ATGGACTTCTTGATGAGTGGCCTGGCAGCCTGCGGGGCCTGTGTATTCACCAATCCCCTGGAGGTGGTGAAGACCAGGATGCAGTTGCAAGGAGAACTGCAGGCCCCTGGCACATACCAGCGGCACTACCGAAATGTCTTCCATGCCTTCATCACCATCGGCAAGGTGGATGGCCTTGCTGCCCTGCAGAAAGGCCTGGCCCCCGCCCTCTTGTACCAGTTCCTGATGAATGGCATCCGACTGGGCACCTATGGGCTGGCTGAGGCTGGGGGCTACCTGCACACAGCCGAAGGCACCCACAGTCCTGCCCGCAGCGCAGCAGCTGGGGCCATGGCTGGGGTCATGGGAGCCTACTTGGGGAGCCCCATCTACATG GGCATGTTTCAGGCGCTAACCAAGATTGGCCAGAAACATGGTCTGGTGGGGTTATGGCGTGGGGCTCTGGGCGGCCTGCCCCGAGTTATCGTCGGTTCCTCCACCCAGCTGTGCACCTTCTCATCCACCAAGGACCTCCTGAGCCAGTGGGAG ATCTTTCCTCCCCAGAGCTGGAAGTTGGCGCTGGTGGCTGCCATGATGAGTGGCATTGCAGTTGTCTTGGCCATGGCACCCTTTGATGTGGCCTGCACAAGGCTCTACAACCAGCCCACAGATGCACAGGGCAAG GGCCTCATGTACCGGGGGATACTGGACGCTCTGCTGCAGACAGCTCGGACCGAGGGTATTTTTGGCATGTACAAGGGTATAGGTGCCTCCTACTTCCGCCTCGGCCCCCAcaccatcctctccctcttcttctgGGACCAGCTGCGCTCCCTCTACTACACAGACACTAAATAA
- the SLC25A35 gene encoding solute carrier family 25 member 35 isoform X1, protein MDFLMSGLAACGACVFTNPLEVVKTRMQLQGELQAPGTYQRHYRNVFHAFITIGKVDGLAALQKGLAPALLYQFLMNGIRLGTYGLAEAGGYLHTAEGTHSPARSAAAGAMAGVMGAYLGSPIYMVKTHLQAQAASEIAVGHQYKHQGMFQALTKIGQKHGLVGLWRGALGGLPRVIVGSSTQLCTFSSTKDLLSQWEIFPPQSWKLALVAAMMSGIAVVLAMAPFDVACTRLYNQPTDAQGKGLMYRGILDALLQTARTEGIFGMYKGIGASYFRLGPHTILSLFFWDQLRSLYYTDTK, encoded by the exons ATGGACTTCTTGATGAGTGGCCTGGCAGCCTGCGGGGCCTGTGTATTCACCAATCCCCTGGAGGTGGTGAAGACCAGGATGCAGTTGCAAGGAGAACTGCAGGCCCCTGGCACATACCAGCGGCACTACCGAAATGTCTTCCATGCCTTCATCACCATCGGCAAGGTGGATGGCCTTGCTGCCCTGCAGAAAGGCCTGGCCCCCGCCCTCTTGTACCAGTTCCTGATGAATGGCATCCGACTGGGCACCTATGGGCTGGCTGAGGCTGGGGGCTACCTGCACACAGCCGAAGGCACCCACAGTCCTGCCCGCAGCGCAGCAGCTGGGGCCATGGCTGGGGTCATGGGAGCCTACTTGGGGAGCCCCATCTACATG GTGAAGACACACCTACAGGCACAGGCAGCCTCAGAAATTGCTGTAGGGCACCAGTATAAGCATCAG GGCATGTTTCAGGCGCTAACCAAGATTGGCCAGAAACATGGTCTGGTGGGGTTATGGCGTGGGGCTCTGGGCGGCCTGCCCCGAGTTATCGTCGGTTCCTCCACCCAGCTGTGCACCTTCTCATCCACCAAGGACCTCCTGAGCCAGTGGGAG ATCTTTCCTCCCCAGAGCTGGAAGTTGGCGCTGGTGGCTGCCATGATGAGTGGCATTGCAGTTGTCTTGGCCATGGCACCCTTTGATGTGGCCTGCACAAGGCTCTACAACCAGCCCACAGATGCACAGGGCAAG GGCCTCATGTACCGGGGGATACTGGACGCTCTGCTGCAGACAGCTCGGACCGAGGGTATTTTTGGCATGTACAAGGGTATAGGTGCCTCCTACTTCCGCCTCGGCCCCCAcaccatcctctccctcttcttctgGGACCAGCTGCGCTCCCTCTACTACACAGACACTAAATAA
- the RANGRF gene encoding ran guanine nucleotide release factor yields MEPTRDCPLFGGAFSAILPMGAVDVSDLRPVPDNQEVFCHPVTDQSLIVELLELQAHVRGEAAARYHFEDVGGVQGARAVHVESVQPLSLENLALRGCCQEAWVLSGKQQIAKENQQVAKDVTLHQALLRLPQYQTDLLLTFNQPPPDNRSSLGPENLSPAPWSLGDFEQLVTSLTLHDPNIFGPQ; encoded by the exons ATGGAGCCCACGAGAGACTGCCCGCTGTTCGGGGGCGCCTTTTCCGCCATCCTCCCCATGGGGGCCGTTGACGTAAG CGACCTCCGACCGGTCCCGGACAATCAAGAAGTTTTCTGCCATCCCGTGACGGACCAGAGCCTGATAGTGGAACTTCTCGAGCTGCAGGCCCACGTGCGGGGCGAAGCGGCTGCGCG GTACCACTTTGAGGATGTTGGTGGCGTGCAGGGGGCTAGGGCTGTCCATGTGGAGTCTGTTCAGCCTCTCAGTTTGGAGAACCTGGCCCTGAGGGGCTGCTGTCAAGAAGCCTGGGTCCTCTCTGGCAAGCAGCAGATAGCTAAGGAAAACCAGCAG GTAGCAAAGGACGTGACACTTCATCAGGCCTTGCTGAGGCTGCCCCAGTACCAGACTGATCTCTTGCTCACCTTCAATCAGCCCCC CCCTGACAACAGGTCATCTCTTGGCCCTGAAAATCTGTCACCTGCACCCTGGAGCCTGGGTGACTTTGAACAGCTGGTGACCAGTCTGACCCTTCATGATCCCAACATCTTTGGTCCCCAGTAA